A genome region from Bacillota bacterium includes the following:
- the thiC gene encoding phosphomethylpyrimidine synthase ThiC, with amino-acid sequence MNYTTQMDAAKKGIITNEMQIVAKKENVDVEILRGYLAEGKVVIPANKNHKNLEPEGIGLGLRTKINVNLGVSKDCCSIEDELKKAEKAIEMKAEAIMDLSSYGKTEKFRRRLIGMSAVMIGTVPVYDAMGFYDKELESITSDEFIYVIEKHAQDGVDFMTIHAGINRETAQTFKRNQRQLNIVSRGGSLIYAWMELNNKENPFFEYFDEILDICARYDVTISLGDACRPGSIKDSTDASQVKELITLGELAKRAWEKNVQVIIEGPGHMRLNEIAANVLLEKKLCGGAPFYVLGPIVTDIAPGYDHITSAIGGAIAAASGADFLCYVTPAEHLRLPTLEDMKEGIIASKIAAHAADLAKGITGVEKWDYEMGKARQELDWEKMFSLAIDPEKARKYRNESLPQYNDTCTMCGKMCAVRNMNRVITGKHIKVLGDDEKEVF; translated from the coding sequence ATGAATTATACAACTCAAATGGATGCTGCCAAAAAAGGGATAATAACAAATGAAATGCAAATTGTGGCCAAAAAAGAAAATGTAGATGTGGAAATATTGAGGGGTTATTTGGCAGAAGGGAAGGTAGTGATACCTGCGAATAAAAATCATAAAAACCTTGAACCTGAAGGAATAGGTTTGGGGTTAAGGACAAAAATAAATGTGAATTTGGGAGTTTCAAAAGATTGCTGCAGCATTGAGGATGAACTTAAAAAGGCGGAAAAGGCCATTGAAATGAAAGCAGAAGCTATAATGGACTTGAGTTCTTACGGAAAAACTGAAAAATTCAGAAGAAGACTAATTGGTATGTCTGCTGTCATGATAGGTACTGTTCCTGTATATGATGCTATGGGTTTTTATGACAAGGAACTTGAAAGCATAACTTCTGACGAATTCATATATGTTATCGAGAAGCATGCACAGGATGGAGTAGATTTTATGACTATCCATGCGGGGATAAACAGGGAAACAGCACAGACGTTCAAAAGAAATCAACGTCAATTAAACATAGTTTCAAGGGGAGGATCTCTAATCTATGCATGGATGGAACTCAATAATAAAGAGAATCCTTTTTTTGAATATTTTGATGAAATATTAGATATATGCGCTAGATATGATGTAACCATAAGTCTTGGAGATGCATGCCGCCCTGGAAGCATCAAAGATTCCACAGATGCAAGCCAGGTTAAGGAACTGATAACCCTGGGAGAATTGGCTAAAAGGGCCTGGGAAAAGAATGTGCAGGTTATAATTGAAGGGCCGGGACATATGCGCTTAAATGAAATTGCCGCTAATGTCCTCTTAGAAAAGAAACTGTGTGGAGGCGCACCGTTTTATGTGTTAGGGCCTATTGTTACAGATATAGCTCCGGGTTACGACCACATTACAAGTGCTATCGGAGGTGCCATAGCAGCTGCAAGCGGGGCTGATTTCCTTTGCTACGTCACTCCCGCGGAGCACTTAAGACTTCCAACCCTTGAAGATATGAAAGAAGGGATTATAGCATCCAAAATTGCTGCGCATGCTGCAGACCTTGCTAAGGGGATTACCGGTGTTGAGAAATGGGATTATGAAATGGGAAAAGCAAGACAGGAATTGGATTGGGAAAAAATGTTTTCTCTTGCTATAGACCCTGAAAAAGCAAGGAAGTACAGGAATGAATCCCTTCCCCAATATAACGATACATGCACAATGTGTGGAAAAATGTGTGCCGTAAGGAATATGAACAGGGTTATTACCGGTAAACATATTAAAGTACTGGGAGATGACGAAAAGGAGGTGTTTTGA
- the thiW gene encoding energy coupling factor transporter S component ThiW translates to MKTRKLIHAAMLVAFGVAMSNFVYFPIGASKCTPVQHIVNVLSAVTLGPGYAVLIAFCISVIRNILGVGTLLAFPGSIIGAFLAGILYKKTNNKLFAAAGEIVGTGILGAIAAYPVAKLLMGKEVAAFFYVFPFLINTIAGSIIALLMLKGRKFLKNTMEITK, encoded by the coding sequence TTGAAAACCAGAAAACTTATACATGCAGCCATGCTGGTTGCATTTGGCGTAGCAATGAGTAATTTTGTATACTTCCCAATAGGTGCCTCAAAATGTACGCCTGTACAGCACATTGTAAATGTGCTGTCGGCTGTAACATTAGGACCAGGATATGCCGTATTGATAGCTTTCTGTATATCGGTAATAAGAAACATTCTGGGTGTGGGTACGCTGCTTGCATTTCCTGGCAGTATAATAGGAGCCTTCCTAGCTGGAATATTGTATAAAAAAACAAACAATAAGCTGTTTGCAGCTGCCGGGGAAATTGTAGGAACCGGGATCCTTGGAGCTATTGCTGCCTACCCTGTTGCAAAACTTCTGATGGGCAAAGAAGTGGCCGCCTTCTTCTATGTGTTTCCCTTCCTTATAAATACAATAGCAGGAAGCATAATTGCACTTCTTATGCTTAAAGGGCGTAAATTTTTAAAAAATACAATGGAAATTACTAAATAA
- a CDS encoding ABC transporter ATP-binding protein, with product MSHHIIEGKNLKYSYPDGQQALKGISFRILHGESVGIVGANGAGKSTLLMHLVGVLFPNEGEISVGGIPVTKKTLPFIRQRVGMVFQDPDDQLFMATVYDDVAFGPRNYRLPEEEVEKRVRNSLETVGTLHLIDRPPYRLSGGEKRMVSIATVLAMNPDILVMDEPSSALDPKSRRRLINLLRGFTHTKIIATHDLDMVMELCERTIVLSEGKIVIDGATGEILSNGELMDKCGLEIPLGLQKCPVCRTR from the coding sequence ATGAGTCATCACATTATTGAAGGAAAGAATTTAAAATACAGTTACCCTGACGGGCAGCAGGCATTAAAGGGGATTTCCTTCAGAATATTACATGGAGAGTCTGTAGGTATTGTGGGGGCAAATGGTGCAGGCAAATCAACATTGTTAATGCATCTTGTCGGGGTTTTATTTCCGAATGAAGGAGAAATTAGCGTAGGGGGTATTCCGGTTACAAAAAAAACCCTGCCGTTTATACGGCAACGAGTGGGGATGGTTTTCCAGGATCCCGACGACCAGTTGTTTATGGCAACAGTTTATGATGATGTAGCTTTTGGACCACGTAATTACAGGTTGCCTGAGGAAGAGGTTGAAAAGAGGGTAAGAAATTCCCTTGAAACTGTGGGTACCCTGCATTTGATAGATAGACCTCCATACAGGCTTTCAGGAGGAGAGAAGAGGATGGTATCCATTGCCACAGTATTAGCCATGAACCCGGATATTCTTGTCATGGATGAGCCGTCGTCAGCCCTTGACCCTAAATCAAGACGCAGGCTGATAAATCTCCTGCGGGGTTTTACCCACACAAAAATAATAGCTACCCATGACCTGGACATGGTTATGGAACTTTGTGAAAGAACAATTGTATTGAGTGAGGGGAAAATAGTAATAGACGGAGCTACAGGAGAAATTCTGTCAAATGGGGAACTTATGGATAAATGCGGGCTTGAAATACCTCTTGGACTGCAGAAGTGTCCTGTTTGCAGGACTAGGTAA
- the cbiQ gene encoding cobalt ECF transporter T component CbiQ, which produces MAKVIESLYNIRILEELSEKRTAIHNIHPLAKVLTTFIFLMVTVSFEKYEVSTLLPLIFYPVVIMNLADIPLKPIFKRLVAVSPFIIIIGIFNPLFDSKPLAVLPWLTVSAGWVSFISILLKGLLTVMGVFILIATTGMTKIAYALTIMRIPKVFILQLILTYRYISVLAEEVARTLCAYSLRSPFTKGVRFREWGSLTGQLIIRTLDRAKRIYNSMCCRGFTGEYSTGNVKKMKLSDIAYLAGWSIYFLIIRYVDVPAIIGLLITGSN; this is translated from the coding sequence ATGGCAAAAGTGATAGAATCATTATATAATATTAGAATACTTGAAGAGCTTTCTGAAAAGAGGACGGCTATACACAATATACATCCTCTTGCAAAGGTGCTTACAACATTCATATTTCTGATGGTAACTGTATCCTTCGAAAAATATGAAGTAAGCACCTTGTTGCCTCTTATATTCTATCCTGTGGTGATAATGAACTTGGCGGATATTCCGCTAAAACCAATTTTTAAAAGGCTTGTTGCAGTTTCACCTTTCATTATTATTATAGGCATTTTCAACCCTTTATTTGATAGCAAACCGCTGGCGGTGTTACCATGGCTCACAGTATCTGCCGGATGGGTATCTTTTATATCGATCCTGCTGAAAGGGTTATTAACTGTAATGGGAGTATTTATTCTAATAGCAACTACCGGGATGACGAAGATTGCATATGCTTTAACGATTATGAGAATACCAAAAGTATTTATATTGCAGCTTATTTTAACATATAGGTACATTTCAGTGTTGGCAGAGGAGGTTGCCCGTACCTTATGTGCATATTCACTCCGTTCTCCTTTTACAAAAGGTGTAAGATTTAGAGAGTGGGGTTCTCTTACCGGCCAGTTGATTATAAGAACATTAGATAGGGCAAAACGCATCTATAACTCCATGTGCTGCAGGGGATTTACAGGTGAGTATAGTACCGGGAATGTAAAAAAAATGAAGTTATCCGACATTGCATACCTTGCAGGGTGGAGTATATACTTCCTTATAATACGGTATGTGGATGTTCCGGCTATAATAGGTTTACTAATAACAGGATCAAACTAA